One window of the Aptenodytes patagonicus chromosome 5, bAptPat1.pri.cur, whole genome shotgun sequence genome contains the following:
- the WBP1L gene encoding WW domain binding protein 1-like isoform X1, with translation MARRLRAAMALLLFQALPEGLPASVEPAQDKETCMGVNNQSYICETGHCCGQSQCCNYYYELWWFWLVWTIIIILSCCCVCHHRRTKHRLQAQQRQHEINLIAYREAHNYSALPFYFRFLPNYLLPPYEEVVNRPLTPPPPYSALHQQCVPAGSSSTIPDTPRNLQPAQSSSAAPSGNNSSTDNTGSPGLGDPEPSTTTLVERAVAKMQSVEPSGTSTGAELVERASPDKDMECKEELLKGYSSESLEQSSAIPDGKDKTPGRQRRFTGDSGIEVCVCNRGHHDDDLKEFDGLIDDALDGPLDFCDSCSGRPHGDEEEGLFNAAEEQHREHSHHHLPRQPVCVLLNTINEQDSPNSRTNNSPS, from the exons GACAAGGAAACCTGCATGGGTGTCAACAATCAAAGTTACATATGTGAAACGGGCCACTGTTGTGGACAATCCCAGTGTTGCAACTACTACTATGAACTCTGGT GGTTTTGGCTGGTGTGGaccatcatcatcatcctcaGCTGCTGTTGTGTTTGCCACCACCGACGCACCAAGCATCGTCTCCAGGCCCAGCAGCGGCAACATGAGATCAACCTGATCGCTTACCGGGAAGCCCATAACTATTCAGCCCTGCCGTTTTATTTCC GGTTTTTGCCAAATTATTTACTACCTCCCTATGAGGAAGTGGTGAACCGACCgctgacaccccccccaccaTATAGTGCCTTACATCAGCAGTGCGTCCCAGCAGGCAGCAGTAGCACAATCCCGGACACGCCAAGAAAcctgcagccagcacagagcagctcagcagcaccCAGTGGCAATAACAGCAGTACTGACAACACCGGGTCCCCTGGCCTTGGGGACCCCGAGCCCTCCACCACCACGCTGGTCGAGCGAGCAGTTGCCAAAATGCAAAGCGTTGAGCCCAGCGGTACCAGCACGGGAGCCGAGCTAGTGGAGAGGGCCAGTCCTGATAAGGATATGGAGTGCAAGGAGGAACTGCTAAAAGGTTACAGCTCTGAGAGCTTAGAGCAGAGCAGCGCCATTCCTGACGGGAAGGACAAGACGCCGGGCAGGCAGCGCCGTTTCACCGGTGACTCGGGCATCGAAGTCTGCGTATGCAACCGGGGCCATCACGACGACGACCTCAAGGAGTTCGACGGGCTCATCGATGATGCTCTGGACGGGCCCCTGGACTTCTGCGACAGCTGCAGCGGCCGCCCCCACGGGGACGAGGAGGAAGGGCTTTTTAATGCCGCAGAAGAGCAGCACCGCGAACATAGCCACCACcacctgccccggcagccggTGTGTGTACTCTTGAACACAATAAATGAGCAGGACTCTCCAAACTCTCGTACCAATAACTCCCCCAGCTAA
- the WBP1L gene encoding WW domain binding protein 1-like isoform X2: protein MPFLLGLRQDKETCMGVNNQSYICETGHCCGQSQCCNYYYELWWFWLVWTIIIILSCCCVCHHRRTKHRLQAQQRQHEINLIAYREAHNYSALPFYFRFLPNYLLPPYEEVVNRPLTPPPPYSALHQQCVPAGSSSTIPDTPRNLQPAQSSSAAPSGNNSSTDNTGSPGLGDPEPSTTTLVERAVAKMQSVEPSGTSTGAELVERASPDKDMECKEELLKGYSSESLEQSSAIPDGKDKTPGRQRRFTGDSGIEVCVCNRGHHDDDLKEFDGLIDDALDGPLDFCDSCSGRPHGDEEEGLFNAAEEQHREHSHHHLPRQPVCVLLNTINEQDSPNSRTNNSPS from the exons GACAAGGAAACCTGCATGGGTGTCAACAATCAAAGTTACATATGTGAAACGGGCCACTGTTGTGGACAATCCCAGTGTTGCAACTACTACTATGAACTCTGGT GGTTTTGGCTGGTGTGGaccatcatcatcatcctcaGCTGCTGTTGTGTTTGCCACCACCGACGCACCAAGCATCGTCTCCAGGCCCAGCAGCGGCAACATGAGATCAACCTGATCGCTTACCGGGAAGCCCATAACTATTCAGCCCTGCCGTTTTATTTCC GGTTTTTGCCAAATTATTTACTACCTCCCTATGAGGAAGTGGTGAACCGACCgctgacaccccccccaccaTATAGTGCCTTACATCAGCAGTGCGTCCCAGCAGGCAGCAGTAGCACAATCCCGGACACGCCAAGAAAcctgcagccagcacagagcagctcagcagcaccCAGTGGCAATAACAGCAGTACTGACAACACCGGGTCCCCTGGCCTTGGGGACCCCGAGCCCTCCACCACCACGCTGGTCGAGCGAGCAGTTGCCAAAATGCAAAGCGTTGAGCCCAGCGGTACCAGCACGGGAGCCGAGCTAGTGGAGAGGGCCAGTCCTGATAAGGATATGGAGTGCAAGGAGGAACTGCTAAAAGGTTACAGCTCTGAGAGCTTAGAGCAGAGCAGCGCCATTCCTGACGGGAAGGACAAGACGCCGGGCAGGCAGCGCCGTTTCACCGGTGACTCGGGCATCGAAGTCTGCGTATGCAACCGGGGCCATCACGACGACGACCTCAAGGAGTTCGACGGGCTCATCGATGATGCTCTGGACGGGCCCCTGGACTTCTGCGACAGCTGCAGCGGCCGCCCCCACGGGGACGAGGAGGAAGGGCTTTTTAATGCCGCAGAAGAGCAGCACCGCGAACATAGCCACCACcacctgccccggcagccggTGTGTGTACTCTTGAACACAATAAATGAGCAGGACTCTCCAAACTCTCGTACCAATAACTCCCCCAGCTAA
- the WBP1L gene encoding WW domain binding protein 1-like isoform X3 yields MDKETCMGVNNQSYICETGHCCGQSQCCNYYYELWWFWLVWTIIIILSCCCVCHHRRTKHRLQAQQRQHEINLIAYREAHNYSALPFYFRFLPNYLLPPYEEVVNRPLTPPPPYSALHQQCVPAGSSSTIPDTPRNLQPAQSSSAAPSGNNSSTDNTGSPGLGDPEPSTTTLVERAVAKMQSVEPSGTSTGAELVERASPDKDMECKEELLKGYSSESLEQSSAIPDGKDKTPGRQRRFTGDSGIEVCVCNRGHHDDDLKEFDGLIDDALDGPLDFCDSCSGRPHGDEEEGLFNAAEEQHREHSHHHLPRQPVCVLLNTINEQDSPNSRTNNSPS; encoded by the exons GACAAGGAAACCTGCATGGGTGTCAACAATCAAAGTTACATATGTGAAACGGGCCACTGTTGTGGACAATCCCAGTGTTGCAACTACTACTATGAACTCTGGT GGTTTTGGCTGGTGTGGaccatcatcatcatcctcaGCTGCTGTTGTGTTTGCCACCACCGACGCACCAAGCATCGTCTCCAGGCCCAGCAGCGGCAACATGAGATCAACCTGATCGCTTACCGGGAAGCCCATAACTATTCAGCCCTGCCGTTTTATTTCC GGTTTTTGCCAAATTATTTACTACCTCCCTATGAGGAAGTGGTGAACCGACCgctgacaccccccccaccaTATAGTGCCTTACATCAGCAGTGCGTCCCAGCAGGCAGCAGTAGCACAATCCCGGACACGCCAAGAAAcctgcagccagcacagagcagctcagcagcaccCAGTGGCAATAACAGCAGTACTGACAACACCGGGTCCCCTGGCCTTGGGGACCCCGAGCCCTCCACCACCACGCTGGTCGAGCGAGCAGTTGCCAAAATGCAAAGCGTTGAGCCCAGCGGTACCAGCACGGGAGCCGAGCTAGTGGAGAGGGCCAGTCCTGATAAGGATATGGAGTGCAAGGAGGAACTGCTAAAAGGTTACAGCTCTGAGAGCTTAGAGCAGAGCAGCGCCATTCCTGACGGGAAGGACAAGACGCCGGGCAGGCAGCGCCGTTTCACCGGTGACTCGGGCATCGAAGTCTGCGTATGCAACCGGGGCCATCACGACGACGACCTCAAGGAGTTCGACGGGCTCATCGATGATGCTCTGGACGGGCCCCTGGACTTCTGCGACAGCTGCAGCGGCCGCCCCCACGGGGACGAGGAGGAAGGGCTTTTTAATGCCGCAGAAGAGCAGCACCGCGAACATAGCCACCACcacctgccccggcagccggTGTGTGTACTCTTGAACACAATAAATGAGCAGGACTCTCCAAACTCTCGTACCAATAACTCCCCCAGCTAA
- the WBP1L gene encoding WW domain binding protein 1-like isoform X5 codes for MGVNNQSYICETGHCCGQSQCCNYYYELWWFWLVWTIIIILSCCCVCHHRRTKHRLQAQQRQHEINLIAYREAHNYSALPFYFRFLPNYLLPPYEEVVNRPLTPPPPYSALHQQCVPAGSSSTIPDTPRNLQPAQSSSAAPSGNNSSTDNTGSPGLGDPEPSTTTLVERAVAKMQSVEPSGTSTGAELVERASPDKDMECKEELLKGYSSESLEQSSAIPDGKDKTPGRQRRFTGDSGIEVCVCNRGHHDDDLKEFDGLIDDALDGPLDFCDSCSGRPHGDEEEGLFNAAEEQHREHSHHHLPRQPVCVLLNTINEQDSPNSRTNNSPS; via the exons ATGGGTGTCAACAATCAAAGTTACATATGTGAAACGGGCCACTGTTGTGGACAATCCCAGTGTTGCAACTACTACTATGAACTCTGGT GGTTTTGGCTGGTGTGGaccatcatcatcatcctcaGCTGCTGTTGTGTTTGCCACCACCGACGCACCAAGCATCGTCTCCAGGCCCAGCAGCGGCAACATGAGATCAACCTGATCGCTTACCGGGAAGCCCATAACTATTCAGCCCTGCCGTTTTATTTCC GGTTTTTGCCAAATTATTTACTACCTCCCTATGAGGAAGTGGTGAACCGACCgctgacaccccccccaccaTATAGTGCCTTACATCAGCAGTGCGTCCCAGCAGGCAGCAGTAGCACAATCCCGGACACGCCAAGAAAcctgcagccagcacagagcagctcagcagcaccCAGTGGCAATAACAGCAGTACTGACAACACCGGGTCCCCTGGCCTTGGGGACCCCGAGCCCTCCACCACCACGCTGGTCGAGCGAGCAGTTGCCAAAATGCAAAGCGTTGAGCCCAGCGGTACCAGCACGGGAGCCGAGCTAGTGGAGAGGGCCAGTCCTGATAAGGATATGGAGTGCAAGGAGGAACTGCTAAAAGGTTACAGCTCTGAGAGCTTAGAGCAGAGCAGCGCCATTCCTGACGGGAAGGACAAGACGCCGGGCAGGCAGCGCCGTTTCACCGGTGACTCGGGCATCGAAGTCTGCGTATGCAACCGGGGCCATCACGACGACGACCTCAAGGAGTTCGACGGGCTCATCGATGATGCTCTGGACGGGCCCCTGGACTTCTGCGACAGCTGCAGCGGCCGCCCCCACGGGGACGAGGAGGAAGGGCTTTTTAATGCCGCAGAAGAGCAGCACCGCGAACATAGCCACCACcacctgccccggcagccggTGTGTGTACTCTTGAACACAATAAATGAGCAGGACTCTCCAAACTCTCGTACCAATAACTCCCCCAGCTAA
- the WBP1L gene encoding WW domain binding protein 1-like isoform X4, giving the protein MRKWSLWGFKFLPSHALVRRMSLQNAFPPGSQTGFWLVWTIIIILSCCCVCHHRRTKHRLQAQQRQHEINLIAYREAHNYSALPFYFRFLPNYLLPPYEEVVNRPLTPPPPYSALHQQCVPAGSSSTIPDTPRNLQPAQSSSAAPSGNNSSTDNTGSPGLGDPEPSTTTLVERAVAKMQSVEPSGTSTGAELVERASPDKDMECKEELLKGYSSESLEQSSAIPDGKDKTPGRQRRFTGDSGIEVCVCNRGHHDDDLKEFDGLIDDALDGPLDFCDSCSGRPHGDEEEGLFNAAEEQHREHSHHHLPRQPVCVLLNTINEQDSPNSRTNNSPS; this is encoded by the exons GGTTTTGGCTGGTGTGGaccatcatcatcatcctcaGCTGCTGTTGTGTTTGCCACCACCGACGCACCAAGCATCGTCTCCAGGCCCAGCAGCGGCAACATGAGATCAACCTGATCGCTTACCGGGAAGCCCATAACTATTCAGCCCTGCCGTTTTATTTCC GGTTTTTGCCAAATTATTTACTACCTCCCTATGAGGAAGTGGTGAACCGACCgctgacaccccccccaccaTATAGTGCCTTACATCAGCAGTGCGTCCCAGCAGGCAGCAGTAGCACAATCCCGGACACGCCAAGAAAcctgcagccagcacagagcagctcagcagcaccCAGTGGCAATAACAGCAGTACTGACAACACCGGGTCCCCTGGCCTTGGGGACCCCGAGCCCTCCACCACCACGCTGGTCGAGCGAGCAGTTGCCAAAATGCAAAGCGTTGAGCCCAGCGGTACCAGCACGGGAGCCGAGCTAGTGGAGAGGGCCAGTCCTGATAAGGATATGGAGTGCAAGGAGGAACTGCTAAAAGGTTACAGCTCTGAGAGCTTAGAGCAGAGCAGCGCCATTCCTGACGGGAAGGACAAGACGCCGGGCAGGCAGCGCCGTTTCACCGGTGACTCGGGCATCGAAGTCTGCGTATGCAACCGGGGCCATCACGACGACGACCTCAAGGAGTTCGACGGGCTCATCGATGATGCTCTGGACGGGCCCCTGGACTTCTGCGACAGCTGCAGCGGCCGCCCCCACGGGGACGAGGAGGAAGGGCTTTTTAATGCCGCAGAAGAGCAGCACCGCGAACATAGCCACCACcacctgccccggcagccggTGTGTGTACTCTTGAACACAATAAATGAGCAGGACTCTCCAAACTCTCGTACCAATAACTCCCCCAGCTAA